A stretch of the Flavobacterium sp. 5 genome encodes the following:
- the accC gene encoding acetyl-CoA carboxylase biotin carboxylase subunit: MFKKILIANRGEIALRVIRTCREMGIKTVAVYSTADAESLHVKFADEAVCIGPPPSNLSYLKMSNIIAAAEITNADAIHPGYGFLSENSKFSKICQEHGIKFIGASPEMIDRMGDKASAKSTMIEAGVPCVPGSVGILESFEQAAELADKFGYPVMLKATAGGGGKGMRAVWAPEDLLKAWEGARQESAAAFGNDGMYLEKLIEEPRHIEIQVVGDSYGKACHLSERDCSVQRRHQKLTEETPSPFMTDELRTKMGEAAVKAAEYIKYEGAGTVEFLVDKHRNFYFMEMNTRIQVEHPITEQVVDYDLIREQILVAAGVPISGRNYLPQLHAIECRINAEDPYNDFRPSPGKITTLHMPGGHGVRLDTHVYSGYTIPPNYDSMIAKLITTAQTREEAISKMRRALDEFVIEGIKTTIPFHRQLMDNPKYIEGDYTTAFMDNFKMNPIE; this comes from the coding sequence ATGTTTAAAAAAATACTAATTGCAAATAGGGGAGAGATAGCACTTCGTGTCATTCGAACTTGTAGAGAAATGGGCATCAAAACTGTCGCTGTTTATTCTACCGCCGATGCTGAAAGTTTACATGTTAAATTTGCAGATGAAGCTGTTTGTATTGGCCCACCACCAAGTAACTTGTCTTATTTAAAGATGTCTAATATTATTGCTGCTGCTGAAATTACAAATGCAGATGCAATTCATCCAGGTTACGGATTCCTTTCTGAAAATTCAAAATTCTCGAAGATTTGTCAAGAACATGGTATCAAATTTATTGGAGCTTCTCCTGAAATGATTGATAGAATGGGGGATAAAGCTTCAGCTAAATCCACGATGATCGAAGCCGGAGTACCTTGCGTACCAGGTTCGGTTGGGATTTTAGAATCTTTTGAACAAGCTGCTGAATTAGCCGACAAATTTGGATATCCAGTTATGCTAAAAGCTACAGCTGGTGGCGGTGGAAAAGGAATGAGAGCTGTATGGGCTCCTGAAGATTTATTAAAAGCTTGGGAAGGTGCTCGTCAAGAATCTGCAGCTGCTTTTGGAAATGACGGAATGTATCTTGAAAAATTAATTGAAGAGCCTCGTCATATCGAAATTCAAGTTGTAGGTGATTCATATGGTAAAGCTTGTCACCTTTCTGAAAGAGACTGTTCTGTTCAACGTCGTCATCAAAAATTGACTGAAGAAACACCTTCTCCATTCATGACAGATGAATTACGTACAAAAATGGGAGAAGCGGCTGTAAAAGCTGCAGAATATATAAAATATGAAGGTGCTGGTACTGTTGAGTTTTTAGTTGACAAACACAGAAACTTTTACTTCATGGAAATGAATACTCGTATCCAAGTAGAACACCCTATTACTGAACAAGTAGTAGATTATGACTTAATTCGTGAGCAAATCCTTGTAGCTGCAGGTGTGCCAATTTCAGGAAGAAATTATCTTCCTCAATTACATGCTATCGAATGCCGTATTAACGCTGAAGATCCTTATAACGATTTTAGACCATCACCAGGAAAAATTACTACTTTGCACATGCCAGGTGGTCACGGAGTACGTCTAGATACACACGTATACTCAGGTTATACAATTCCACCAAATTATGATTCAATGATTGCTAAATTAATTACTACAGCCCAAACTCGTGAAGAAGCTATTAGTAAAATGAGAAGAGCATTAGACGAATTCGTGATTGAAGGAATTAAAACAACGATCCCATTCCATAGACAATTGATGGATAATCCTAAATATATTGAAGGCGATTATACAACTGCTTTCATGGACAATTTCAAAATGAATCCAATAGAATAA
- the accB gene encoding acetyl-CoA carboxylase biotin carboxyl carrier protein, producing the protein MDLKEIQNLIKFVANSGVAEVKLEMDDVKITIRTTLEGNVTEATYVQQLPIQNALPQAAPQQIVPVAATPAAAEPVEKNNYITIKSPIIGTFYRKPSPDKPMFVEVGKTIAKGDVLCVIEAMKLFNEIESEVSGKIVKILVDDMSPVEFDQPLFLVDPS; encoded by the coding sequence ATGGATTTAAAAGAAATTCAAAATCTAATCAAATTTGTAGCAAATTCAGGTGTTGCAGAAGTTAAATTAGAAATGGATGATGTTAAAATCACCATCAGAACTACTTTAGAAGGAAACGTTACCGAAGCAACTTATGTTCAACAGTTACCTATTCAAAACGCTCTTCCACAAGCCGCTCCACAGCAGATTGTTCCAGTAGCAGCTACACCAGCAGCTGCAGAGCCAGTTGAGAAAAATAATTACATTACTATAAAATCACCAATCATTGGTACATTTTACAGAAAACCTTCTCCAGACAAACCAATGTTTGTTGAGGTTGGTAAAACTATTGCTAAAGGAGATGTTCTTTGTGTAATTGAAGCTATGAAATTATTCAACGAAATTGAATCAGAAGTATCTGGTAAAATCGTAAAAATATTGGTAGATGATATGTCTCCAGTAGAATTTGATCAACCTTTATTCTTAGTAGATCCATCATAA
- a CDS encoding sigma-54 dependent transcriptional regulator: MSKILLIEDDISFCKLLEKFLIKKAYDVTIAFSAAEARLAIKKDSFNLILMDIRLPDSDGIGLMSEFKTSNSEIPVVLMTGYSDVNTAVKAIKNGAADYISKPFNPDEVLLVITNAMLTHQEVAPIKEKKADKKQTTSENEFVKGISIASKKLLDHIQLVSPTDMSVLIIGESGTGKEIIAKSIHQQSNRKNNNFIAVDCGAIPKELATSEFFGHLKGSFTGAISDKIGYFEAANGGTLFLDEIGNLSYENQIQLLRALQERKIKPVGSNKEINVDIRIITATNEDLREAVKNGNFREDLYHRINEFSILSPSLTDRGEDLMIFADYFLEKANQQLNKEVIGFSPEVVAIFQKYNWPGNLRELQNCVKRATLLTRGNYIESDVLPAEFFQIQKQQDSSESFSLSENEKEAIIQALSRTQNNKSEAAKLLKITRKTLYNKLKYYNID, encoded by the coding sequence ATGTCAAAGATATTACTGATAGAAGATGATATTTCATTCTGCAAATTATTAGAGAAATTTCTAATAAAGAAAGCATATGATGTGACCATAGCTTTTTCTGCTGCGGAAGCCAGATTAGCAATCAAAAAGGATTCGTTTAATTTGATTCTGATGGATATACGTTTGCCAGATTCGGATGGTATTGGACTTATGTCCGAATTTAAAACTTCAAATTCAGAGATACCAGTTGTACTTATGACGGGATATTCGGATGTGAATACTGCTGTAAAAGCGATCAAAAATGGTGCAGCTGATTATATTTCAAAGCCTTTTAATCCTGATGAGGTTTTATTGGTAATTACAAATGCAATGCTGACTCATCAAGAAGTGGCACCAATCAAAGAAAAGAAAGCCGACAAAAAACAAACAACTTCAGAAAATGAATTTGTAAAAGGGATTTCTATAGCTTCAAAGAAATTATTGGATCATATTCAATTGGTAAGCCCAACGGATATGTCAGTTTTAATTATTGGAGAAAGCGGTACTGGAAAAGAAATTATTGCCAAAAGCATTCACCAGCAAAGTAATAGAAAGAACAATAATTTTATAGCTGTTGATTGTGGAGCAATCCCAAAGGAATTGGCTACAAGTGAGTTTTTCGGGCATTTGAAAGGATCATTTACTGGAGCAATCAGTGATAAAATTGGCTATTTTGAAGCAGCTAATGGAGGAACACTTTTTTTAGATGAAATTGGAAATCTTTCATATGAAAATCAAATACAGTTATTAAGAGCACTTCAGGAACGAAAAATAAAGCCAGTCGGAAGTAACAAAGAAATTAATGTTGATATTCGTATCATTACTGCAACCAATGAAGATTTGCGTGAAGCGGTTAAAAATGGCAATTTTAGAGAAGATTTATATCATAGAATTAATGAGTTTTCCATTCTCTCACCATCATTAACAGACCGAGGGGAAGACTTAATGATTTTTGCCGATTATTTTTTGGAAAAAGCAAACCAGCAACTTAACAAAGAAGTTATCGGATTTTCGCCTGAAGTTGTTGCTATTTTTCAAAAATACAATTGGCCGGGAAATTTACGTGAACTACAAAATTGTGTAAAACGAGCTACCCTTTTGACACGTGGTAATTATATTGAAAGCGATGTTTTACCTGCAGAATTTTTTCAAATCCAAAAGCAACAGGATTCCAGTGAAAGTTTTTCTTTATCAGAAAATGAAAAAGAAGCCATTATTCAAGCCTTATCAAGAACACAAAACAACAAATCTGAGGCTGCGAAATTGCTTAAGATTACTAGAAAAACACTTTATAATAAATTGAAGTATTATAATATAGACTAA
- a CDS encoding beta-ketoacyl-ACP synthase III — MSTITAAITAVGGYVPDFVLSNKVLETMVDTNDEWITTRTGIKERRILKDADKGTSFLAIKAAQDLIAKSNIDPLEIDLVLMATATADMPVAATGAFVATSIGATNAFAYDLQAACSSFLFGMSTASAYIQSGKYKKVLLIGADKMSSIVDYKDRATCIIFGDGAGAVLFEPNYEGYGLQDEYLRSDSVGRDFLKIPAGGSIMPTSIETVNDNKHNIIQDGKTVFKYAVTNMADASELILKRNNLTNEDVNWLVPHQANKRIIDATAHRMNLEDAKVLMNIEKYGNTTSATLPLVLYDFEHLFKKGDTIIFAAFGGGFTWGSIYLTWAYDKK; from the coding sequence ATGAGTACAATTACAGCCGCAATTACCGCAGTTGGTGGTTATGTTCCTGACTTTGTTCTTTCTAACAAAGTGCTAGAAACGATGGTCGACACTAATGATGAATGGATAACCACACGTACGGGGATTAAAGAAAGAAGAATACTAAAAGATGCTGATAAAGGAACTTCTTTTCTTGCTATAAAAGCAGCGCAAGATTTAATCGCTAAATCAAATATTGACCCTCTTGAAATAGATCTAGTTCTAATGGCAACTGCAACTGCAGATATGCCAGTAGCTGCTACTGGTGCCTTTGTCGCTACTTCAATAGGTGCTACGAATGCATTTGCATACGATTTACAGGCTGCTTGCTCTAGTTTCCTTTTTGGAATGTCAACGGCATCTGCTTATATTCAATCTGGAAAATACAAAAAGGTACTACTTATAGGTGCTGATAAAATGTCATCCATCGTTGATTATAAAGACAGAGCAACTTGCATTATTTTTGGAGATGGTGCTGGTGCAGTATTGTTTGAGCCTAACTATGAAGGTTACGGTCTACAAGATGAATACTTGAGAAGTGATAGTGTTGGGCGTGATTTCTTAAAAATACCTGCCGGCGGATCCATTATGCCAACAAGTATCGAAACGGTAAATGATAACAAACACAACATCATTCAAGATGGGAAAACTGTTTTTAAATATGCAGTTACCAATATGGCTGATGCCAGTGAATTGATTCTAAAAAGAAATAATTTGACTAACGAAGATGTAAATTGGTTAGTCCCACATCAAGCAAACAAACGTATCATTGACGCTACAGCTCATAGAATGAACTTAGAAGATGCTAAAGTATTGATGAATATAGAAAAATACGGAAACACTACATCTGCAACATTACCTTTAGTATTATACGATTTTGAGCACCTTTTCAAAAAAGGAGATACTATAATTTTTGCTGCTTTTGGAGGTGGTTTTACTTGGGGATCCATTTACCTAACTTGGGCTTACGATAAAAAATAA
- a CDS encoding ATP-binding protein, which translates to MESKKSYTPIKVLLSYVALLALVVTVGWILYSENVVYNKLEDKIAFEKTKILKVSKLFSNIYKTESLARKTIQTNSQKDFKSYLIETDSLKSRIDTLKQIVTTQYQKTLLDSVTYLLSEKTKNIRQLKAIKNKADDEVSVDNAISEITRMESKLRKLVLKDFTKNPEQLGSYQRNVLRKYVDYLNQNIPDDSTNTLSKKASDSILANSKKLLTTVKLKAEKKKESLNFEENKLLKNEIAISEQLRKVLRIIEREIIINSIKNNTLKEKSLKKVNEVVTASAIIGLVLTLIFSILIVSDYSKSQLYKKQLEIANFKTKNLLKSREQLISTVSHDLKTPLSTIVGYTELLSNSEVNTKQSYFVKNIKNSSEYITQLVQDLLDFSQIEAGKITIEKVPFSLPDVIDEVSKSIQTVYKEKNIDLIIHVDDRLNNRIVGDPFRLKQILTNIIGNAYKFTEEGYIKINAYKTSADDFFTISIEDSGIGIEKGNQKFVFEEFAQANENIEKKYGGTGLGLSICQKIITILGGNLKLVSEFGKGSTFTIELPLLYDFSVSDVPEIEKTISLNTEKYTFIVVDDDINLLNLTSGVLKQEKHNVLSFDNAVKALETIVNTDFDFIITDIQMPIMDGFAFIEKLKTQEKSTYKNQPIIALTGRADLDYSVFIEAGFTTVIKKPYSPKVLLEMIQNILEKKDLPAIEINRSEEITAEKLYSLKTLKQFLVNDNEALDVILKQFIQSSKDNLVYLENAVDKKDIPEINAIAHRIAPMFKQIEAHSVGEILTALEKNDLKNSDLKNLLDSLKTKISSLFTALNKEVA; encoded by the coding sequence ATGGAGAGTAAAAAAAGTTATACACCTATTAAAGTACTTTTAAGTTACGTTGCATTGTTAGCATTGGTCGTTACTGTAGGTTGGATTTTATATTCTGAAAATGTAGTTTATAACAAACTGGAAGATAAAATTGCTTTCGAAAAAACTAAGATTTTAAAAGTCAGTAAACTTTTTTCCAATATTTATAAAACAGAAAGTTTAGCACGAAAAACGATTCAAACGAATTCTCAAAAAGATTTTAAAAGTTATCTTATTGAAACCGATTCCTTAAAATCAAGAATTGACACACTAAAACAAATTGTTACAACACAATATCAAAAGACTTTATTAGATAGTGTAACTTATTTATTATCGGAAAAAACTAAAAATATCCGTCAATTAAAAGCTATAAAAAACAAAGCCGATGATGAAGTTTCTGTAGATAATGCAATTAGTGAAATTACCCGAATGGAGTCAAAACTTCGTAAATTGGTTCTTAAGGATTTTACTAAGAATCCAGAACAATTAGGAAGTTATCAGCGAAATGTACTTCGGAAATACGTAGATTATCTCAACCAGAACATTCCTGATGACAGCACAAATACACTGAGTAAAAAAGCTTCCGATTCTATCTTAGCCAATTCAAAAAAGCTTTTGACCACAGTAAAACTGAAAGCTGAAAAGAAAAAGGAATCATTGAATTTTGAAGAAAACAAGCTCCTCAAAAATGAAATCGCAATCTCAGAACAACTCCGAAAAGTGCTTCGAATCATTGAGCGTGAAATCATTATTAACTCTATAAAAAACAATACGCTAAAAGAAAAATCACTTAAAAAAGTCAATGAAGTAGTAACGGCTTCAGCAATTATTGGTTTAGTATTAACATTAATTTTTTCGATTTTGATTGTGAGTGATTATTCAAAATCTCAATTGTATAAAAAGCAACTGGAAATTGCCAATTTCAAAACCAAGAACTTGCTTAAAAGTCGTGAACAGCTTATCTCAACAGTAAGTCATGATTTGAAAACACCTTTGAGTACAATTGTTGGTTATACAGAACTTTTGAGCAATTCTGAAGTCAACACAAAACAATCGTATTTTGTAAAAAATATAAAAAACTCTTCAGAGTATATTACACAACTGGTTCAGGATTTATTAGACTTTTCTCAAATTGAAGCAGGAAAAATTACAATTGAAAAAGTGCCATTTTCATTGCCCGACGTTATAGATGAAGTTTCCAAAAGTATTCAGACTGTTTATAAGGAAAAAAATATAGATCTTATTATTCATGTTGATGATCGATTAAATAATAGAATAGTTGGAGACCCATTTCGATTAAAACAAATTTTGACTAATATCATAGGCAACGCCTATAAATTTACCGAAGAAGGATACATAAAGATCAACGCTTATAAAACATCGGCTGATGATTTTTTTACTATTTCAATTGAAGATTCCGGAATTGGTATTGAAAAAGGAAATCAAAAATTTGTTTTTGAAGAATTTGCTCAAGCGAATGAAAATATTGAAAAGAAATATGGAGGGACTGGTCTAGGATTGTCTATCTGTCAAAAAATTATCACTATTTTAGGTGGGAATTTAAAACTGGTAAGTGAGTTTGGTAAAGGAAGTACTTTTACAATCGAACTGCCCTTACTCTATGATTTTAGTGTAAGTGATGTTCCAGAAATTGAAAAAACAATCTCTTTAAACACTGAAAAATATACTTTTATTGTAGTTGATGATGATATCAATTTGCTGAATTTAACCAGCGGTGTTTTAAAACAGGAAAAACATAATGTTTTATCTTTTGATAATGCTGTTAAAGCTTTAGAAACAATTGTAAATACCGATTTTGATTTTATAATTACCGATATTCAAATGCCTATAATGGATGGTTTTGCATTTATTGAAAAATTAAAAACTCAAGAAAAATCGACCTATAAAAACCAACCAATAATTGCACTTACCGGCCGTGCAGACTTGGATTACTCCGTTTTTATTGAAGCAGGATTTACCACTGTGATCAAAAAACCATATTCTCCAAAAGTTTTGCTGGAAATGATTCAGAATATTTTAGAAAAAAAAGACCTCCCAGCAATTGAAATTAATAGATCTGAAGAAATAACAGCGGAAAAACTATATTCACTAAAAACTTTAAAACAGTTTTTAGTGAATGATAATGAAGCTTTAGATGTTATTTTGAAACAATTTATTCAAAGCAGTAAAGATAATTTGGTGTATTTGGAAAATGCTGTAGATAAAAAAGACATTCCCGAAATTAATGCTATTGCACACAGAATTGCACCAATGTTTAAGCAGATTGAAGCCCATTCAGTAGGTGAAATTTTAACAGCATTAGAGAAAAATGATTTGAAAAATTCTGATTTAAAAAATCTTTTAGATTCTTTAAAAACAAAAATCAGTTCGCTATTTACAGCTTTAAATAAAGAGGTGGCTTAG
- a CDS encoding aminopeptidase C, whose product MYKLPIKSFFIATTLLVGMNTMTAQDGLVNSLKVNASAKSVESFQFTDVINLENTSIKNQGSSGTCWSYSTNSFLESEMIRLGKQPVELSQVFSARNAYVEKGKNYVRMHGAVTLGDGGELHDVINMYKKYGAVPQSVYTGLNYGTSKNKFAEMASLTEAMLAAVVKNPNGELTPNWEKAYAAVIDSYLGQVPENFTYKGKNYTPQSFAKEVVGINPDEYVEFASYANQPYYSKTMMMVPDNWSFDLVYNIKMNDMTNIIDNALKNGYTVAWASDVSEKSFSWKNGVAYVPIKKFDDMTADEKENMFNGPKQELEITEEIRQKAFDNYQTTDDHAMHIVGIAKDQMGKEYYIVKNSWGATNDYKGYLYVSKNFVKYKTTSFMVNKGGVPTDIVKKIGA is encoded by the coding sequence ATGTATAAATTGCCCATTAAATCGTTTTTCATTGCAACAACCTTACTAGTTGGGATGAATACTATGACTGCTCAAGACGGGCTAGTCAACTCATTGAAAGTAAATGCTAGTGCAAAAAGTGTTGAAAGTTTTCAGTTTACCGATGTAATTAACTTAGAAAATACTTCTATCAAAAATCAAGGTTCTTCAGGAACTTGTTGGAGTTATTCTACTAATTCCTTTTTAGAATCTGAAATGATTAGATTAGGAAAACAACCAGTAGAATTATCTCAAGTATTCTCGGCTCGAAATGCTTATGTAGAAAAAGGAAAAAACTACGTACGTATGCATGGAGCTGTAACTTTGGGTGACGGAGGAGAATTACATGATGTAATAAATATGTACAAAAAATACGGAGCGGTGCCTCAATCAGTGTACACAGGTTTAAACTACGGTACATCCAAAAATAAATTTGCAGAAATGGCTTCATTAACAGAAGCAATGCTGGCTGCAGTTGTAAAAAATCCAAATGGAGAATTAACTCCAAACTGGGAAAAAGCGTATGCTGCTGTAATTGATTCTTATTTAGGTCAGGTTCCGGAAAATTTTACATACAAAGGAAAAAACTATACCCCTCAAAGTTTTGCTAAAGAAGTAGTAGGAATTAATCCAGACGAATATGTTGAATTTGCATCTTATGCTAATCAGCCATATTATTCTAAAACAATGATGATGGTTCCTGACAACTGGTCATTTGATTTGGTTTATAATATCAAAATGAACGATATGACTAACATCATTGACAACGCTTTGAAAAATGGTTATACTGTAGCCTGGGCGTCAGATGTAAGTGAAAAAAGTTTTAGCTGGAAAAATGGTGTTGCTTATGTTCCAATCAAAAAATTTGACGACATGACTGCTGATGAGAAAGAGAATATGTTCAACGGTCCAAAACAAGAATTGGAAATCACCGAAGAAATTCGTCAAAAAGCCTTCGACAATTACCAAACTACAGATGATCACGCTATGCATATCGTTGGTATTGCCAAAGATCAAATGGGCAAAGAATATTATATTGTAAAAAATTCTTGGGGAGCTACAAATGATTACAAAGGCTATTTGTATGTGAGTAAGAATTTTGTAAAATACAAAACAACTTCATTTATGGTAAATAAAGGAGGAGTTCCAACTGATATAGTTAAGAAAATCGGAGCTTAA